The Achromobacter pestifer genome includes a region encoding these proteins:
- a CDS encoding DUF6999 family protein, whose translation MSKEPEFLAKPHDPADPSPWLALYLDRSTPLPDKVKKAWLTDSSCASRQYLLPFLRPLARAFIILIQVIKTFLPRRWSHSKLLHRILAWGLKRFVSPEANWLILRHFHLGAQILSFIAANSPVRIATTPLEPRNIDDLKDELFVKHDLNLFNFVIRLNQALRDAGVEMHAPERVDFSMIRDPDLLLEDMPQGKLNFLDLQSAIELFTPLYQLMLTDNDFWRAANSLQLDETIGIYAAKLLGAPQHLILVNNNHPLVPMSTLRAGYRLVLHGLSTEMLHSLLMEMKEAQQGGEAPAPIA comes from the coding sequence ATGAGCAAAGAGCCCGAATTCCTTGCCAAGCCACACGATCCCGCCGATCCCAGTCCCTGGCTGGCGCTGTACCTGGACCGCAGCACGCCCTTGCCCGACAAGGTGAAGAAGGCCTGGCTGACGGATTCCAGCTGCGCCTCGCGCCAGTACCTGCTGCCCTTTCTGCGGCCGCTGGCGCGCGCCTTCATCATCCTGATCCAGGTCATCAAGACCTTCCTGCCGCGCCGCTGGTCGCATTCGAAGCTGTTGCACCGCATCCTGGCCTGGGGCCTGAAGCGCTTCGTGTCGCCCGAGGCCAACTGGCTGATCCTGCGCCACTTCCACCTGGGCGCGCAGATCCTGTCCTTCATCGCCGCTAATTCGCCGGTGCGCATTGCGACCACGCCGCTGGAGCCGCGCAACATCGATGATCTGAAGGACGAACTCTTCGTTAAGCACGACCTGAACCTGTTCAACTTCGTCATCCGTTTGAACCAGGCGTTGCGTGATGCCGGCGTGGAGATGCATGCGCCGGAACGGGTCGATTTCTCGATGATCCGCGATCCGGACCTGCTGCTCGAGGACATGCCGCAGGGCAAGCTGAATTTCCTGGACCTGCAAAGCGCCATCGAGCTGTTCACGCCGCTGTACCAGCTGATGCTGACCGACAACGACTTCTGGCGCGCGGCCAATTCGCTGCAGCTGGACGAGACCATCGGCATCTATGCGGCCAAGCTGCTGGGCGCGCCGCAGCACCTGATCCTGGTCAACAACAACCATCCGCTGGTGCCGATGTCGACCCTGCGCGCGGGCTACCGGCTGGTGCTGCATGGACTGTCCACCGAGATGCTGCACAGCCTGCTGATGGAAATGAAAGAGGCGCAGCAAGGCGGCGAGGCGCCCGCGCCGATCGCCTGA
- a CDS encoding Bug family tripartite tricarboxylate transporter substrate binding protein — protein MKFSHLLRRWTVGIAAAAALGAAGQAGAAWPEQPLRLVVPFAAGGTTDLLGRLMAEGLGAELGQSVVVVNKAGAGGSLGASEVAHAQPDGYTLLLGTPGTQIINAYVYKKIGYDPVKDFAPVAYVAQVPNVVLTHPGSGLKTMDDLLRTARAEPGRLNWGSPGVGSSGHLALEMIKRMGKVDIRHVPYKGASQANNDLLGGQIDLSADNLPTALPLIKAGKLVALGVTSAQPVAAAPGVAAIAQSVPGFELTSWFVVMAPAGTPQPVIDKLNAAAQRVLDAPATRERLAALAAQPMGGTPQALAQHLQTEREKYRVVIEGTDIRPE, from the coding sequence ATGAAGTTTTCCCATCTGTTGCGTCGTTGGACTGTCGGGATTGCGGCGGCTGCCGCGTTGGGCGCGGCCGGGCAGGCCGGCGCCGCCTGGCCGGAGCAGCCGCTGCGGCTGGTGGTGCCATTCGCCGCCGGCGGCACCACCGATCTGCTGGGCCGCCTGATGGCGGAAGGGCTGGGCGCCGAACTCGGCCAGTCCGTGGTGGTGGTCAACAAGGCTGGCGCGGGCGGCAGCCTGGGCGCGTCCGAGGTGGCCCACGCGCAGCCGGACGGCTACACCCTGCTGCTGGGCACGCCCGGCACGCAGATCATCAACGCCTACGTCTACAAGAAGATCGGCTACGACCCGGTCAAGGATTTCGCGCCGGTCGCCTACGTGGCGCAGGTGCCGAACGTGGTGCTGACGCATCCCGGTTCGGGCCTGAAGACCATGGACGACCTGCTGCGCACCGCGCGCGCCGAGCCCGGACGCCTGAACTGGGGGTCGCCCGGCGTGGGCAGCTCGGGCCATCTGGCGCTGGAGATGATCAAGCGCATGGGCAAGGTGGACATCCGCCACGTGCCGTACAAGGGCGCCAGCCAGGCCAACAATGACCTGCTGGGCGGCCAGATCGACCTGTCGGCCGACAACCTGCCCACCGCCCTGCCGCTGATCAAGGCGGGCAAGCTGGTGGCCCTGGGCGTGACCTCGGCCCAGCCGGTCGCCGCGGCGCCGGGCGTGGCCGCCATCGCGCAGTCCGTGCCGGGCTTCGAGCTGACCTCGTGGTTCGTGGTGATGGCGCCCGCCGGCACGCCGCAGCCCGTCATCGACAAGCTCAACGCCGCCGCTCAGCGGGTGCTGGATGCGCCCGCCACGCGCGAACGGTTGGCCGCGTTGGCCGCGCAGCCCATGGGTGGCACGCCGCAAGCCTTGGCGCAGCATCTGCAGACGGAGCGCGAGAAGTACCGTGTGGTGATCGAAGGCACCGACATCCGTCCGGAATAA
- a CDS encoding putative Na+/H+ antiporter yields the protein MPQTLEVIATLLFAVAVLHTFSVPFFARLAHRGGPHAGIWHLFSEVEAVFGVWAFVLIVAMAALSGPSHAIEYMDTRNFTEPLFVFVIMVVAASRPILELVGTLVRLVARVLPLPRELATFFVVMSLVPLGGSFITEPAAMTLAAILLRDAYFRSSGRAGFKYLTLGVLFVNVSIGGVLTSYAAPPVLMVATTFGWDSTFMAQHFGWRAAIAVCLNAALLTFVCRKALLERSVGTGGGVDAPESGDARGPVPLLVMLVHLVFLVAVVLSAHHPAIFMGLLMMFIGFTEAYKRHQSRLMIKEGLMVGFFLAGLVVLGGLQKWWLQDLLGGLEPFVLFWGATALTAITDNAALTYLGSLVEGTNEAWRYMLVAGAVTGGGLTVIANAPNPAGFAILKNHFPDGSISSGRLFLSALAPTLVAAVMFLLPV from the coding sequence ATGCCCCAGACACTTGAAGTCATCGCCACTCTTCTGTTCGCCGTGGCGGTTCTTCATACCTTCTCGGTTCCCTTCTTCGCGCGGCTCGCGCATCGTGGCGGACCGCATGCGGGCATCTGGCATCTGTTCTCCGAAGTCGAGGCCGTGTTCGGCGTCTGGGCCTTCGTGCTGATCGTGGCGATGGCCGCGCTGTCGGGCCCCTCGCATGCCATCGAATACATGGACACGCGCAACTTCACCGAGCCGCTCTTCGTCTTCGTGATCATGGTGGTGGCGGCCAGCCGGCCCATATTGGAACTGGTGGGAACGCTGGTGCGGCTGGTGGCGCGCGTGCTGCCGCTGCCGCGCGAACTCGCCACCTTCTTCGTGGTGATGTCGCTGGTGCCGCTGGGCGGCTCCTTCATCACCGAACCCGCCGCGATGACGCTGGCCGCCATCCTGCTGCGCGACGCCTACTTCCGCAGCAGCGGGCGCGCGGGCTTCAAATACCTGACGCTCGGCGTGCTGTTCGTCAACGTCTCCATCGGCGGTGTGCTGACCTCCTATGCCGCGCCGCCGGTGCTGATGGTGGCCACCACCTTCGGCTGGGATTCCACCTTCATGGCGCAGCATTTCGGCTGGCGCGCCGCGATCGCCGTCTGCCTGAACGCGGCCCTGCTTACCTTCGTCTGCCGCAAGGCGCTGCTGGAGCGCTCGGTGGGCACGGGCGGCGGCGTGGACGCGCCCGAAAGCGGCGATGCGCGCGGGCCGGTGCCGCTGCTGGTCATGCTGGTGCACCTGGTCTTCCTGGTCGCCGTGGTGCTCAGCGCGCATCATCCGGCCATCTTCATGGGCCTCCTGATGATGTTCATCGGCTTCACCGAAGCCTACAAGCGTCACCAGAGCCGCCTGATGATCAAGGAAGGCCTGATGGTCGGCTTCTTCCTGGCCGGGCTGGTGGTGCTGGGCGGCTTGCAAAAGTGGTGGCTGCAGGACCTGCTGGGCGGGCTTGAACCCTTCGTGCTGTTCTGGGGCGCGACCGCGCTCACCGCCATCACCGACAACGCCGCGCTGACCTACCTGGGATCGCTGGTCGAAGGCACCAACGAGGCCTGGCGCTACATGCTGGTGGCTGGGGCGGTCACGGGCGGGGGGCTGACGGTGATCGCCAACGCACCCAACCCGGCCGGCTTCGCCATCCTGAAGAACCACTTCCCGGACGGCAGCATTTCGTCGGGGCGGCTGTTCCTGTCGGCCCTGGCGCCGACCCTGGTGGCGGCGGTCATGTTCCTGCTTCCTGTATAG
- a CDS encoding FmdB family zinc ribbon protein — protein MPIYAYKCSACGHAKDVLQKISDAPLSVCPECGQSTFSKQVTAAGFQLKGSGWYVTDFRGNGNGGSQGATPAAAPASAESTAPAAAPAAAPAAPAAPAAGSAAS, from the coding sequence ATGCCCATTTACGCTTACAAGTGCAGCGCCTGCGGCCATGCCAAAGACGTCTTGCAGAAGATTTCCGATGCGCCGCTTTCGGTTTGCCCCGAATGCGGCCAAAGCACGTTCTCCAAGCAGGTGACCGCGGCTGGATTCCAGCTCAAGGGCTCCGGCTGGTATGTCACGGATTTCCGTGGCAACGGCAACGGCGGCAGCCAAGGCGCCACTCCGGCCGCCGCGCCGGCGTCTGCTGAAAGTACCGCGCCCGCCGCCGCGCCCGCGGCAGCTCCGGCCGCCCCTGCCGCGCCCGCTGCCGGTAGCGCCGCTTCCTAG
- a CDS encoding M81 family metallopeptidase, translating to MKKRLAVARFWYEGNAFCPVPCTMADFERREWRKGDDALAAAAGTATELGEVAEFARAHPDWEVVALRCASALPGGPIEDAVHRAFTEEVLAGLAADEAGWDAVYLSLHGAAITDRRQTPDLDFVRALRVLLPEVPLGASFDLHANLAPELGGLLDCASGYKTYPHIDMREAAQRVLDMLLRTQAGTLSPRVLVAKPDLLLSSFNMRTDAGPMRELQDLAAAQMGEGVAEVSVFGGFPYADTADTGASVLVVADTARDAAGKLAQTAAEAMMAAMRRLAPAFAVILPTPQEGLAQAVKAARAGGLVAVTDPGDNPLSGGVCDTPALFRALLDARIDLPCVFASFADPDAVRRAYEAGLGGDCELALGGRVSRDFGAPVHAAFRVERYTDGEFSNTGPMETGVRTSCGRTVLLSLRDRPNVRVIVTELVAPANDPGFFALHGVDLDQVRLLCVKAKNHFRAAFLPLCAAIIDVDAPGPAALDLRLLPFRHARRTH from the coding sequence ATGAAGAAAAGGCTGGCGGTGGCGCGCTTCTGGTACGAAGGCAACGCCTTCTGCCCGGTGCCCTGCACCATGGCGGATTTCGAACGGCGCGAGTGGCGCAAGGGCGACGACGCCTTGGCCGCCGCCGCTGGCACGGCCACCGAACTCGGCGAAGTGGCCGAGTTCGCCCGTGCGCATCCGGACTGGGAGGTCGTGGCCTTGCGCTGCGCGTCCGCCCTGCCTGGCGGGCCGATAGAGGACGCCGTGCACCGTGCCTTTACCGAAGAGGTGCTGGCCGGGCTGGCCGCGGACGAGGCCGGCTGGGATGCTGTCTACCTGTCGTTGCACGGCGCCGCCATCACCGACCGGCGCCAGACCCCCGACCTGGACTTCGTGCGGGCCTTGCGGGTTCTGCTGCCCGAGGTACCCCTGGGCGCGAGCTTCGACCTGCATGCCAACCTGGCTCCTGAGCTGGGCGGCCTGCTGGATTGCGCCAGCGGCTACAAGACTTATCCCCACATCGACATGCGGGAAGCTGCACAGCGCGTGCTCGACATGCTGTTGCGCACGCAGGCCGGCACGCTGTCGCCGCGGGTGCTGGTGGCCAAGCCGGACCTGCTGCTGTCCAGCTTCAACATGCGCACCGATGCCGGCCCCATGCGTGAATTGCAGGATCTCGCCGCCGCTCAGATGGGCGAAGGCGTGGCCGAAGTCTCGGTGTTCGGCGGCTTTCCATATGCGGATACCGCCGATACCGGCGCATCGGTGCTCGTGGTGGCCGACACGGCTCGCGATGCCGCGGGCAAGCTGGCGCAGACCGCGGCCGAGGCCATGATGGCCGCAATGCGGCGCCTGGCGCCTGCGTTTGCGGTCATCCTGCCGACGCCGCAAGAGGGCTTGGCGCAAGCCGTGAAAGCGGCGCGCGCGGGCGGCCTGGTGGCCGTCACCGATCCGGGCGACAACCCGCTGTCTGGCGGCGTGTGCGACACGCCGGCGCTGTTCCGCGCCTTGCTGGATGCGCGTATCGATCTGCCTTGCGTGTTCGCCAGCTTCGCGGACCCGGACGCGGTCAGGCGCGCCTATGAGGCAGGGCTGGGCGGCGATTGCGAACTGGCCCTGGGCGGCCGCGTGAGCCGCGACTTCGGTGCGCCGGTGCACGCGGCGTTCCGCGTCGAACGCTATACCGATGGTGAATTCAGCAATACCGGTCCGATGGAAACGGGCGTGCGCACGAGTTGCGGACGCACCGTGCTGCTGTCGCTGCGCGACCGCCCCAATGTGCGGGTCATCGTCACCGAACTGGTGGCGCCGGCCAACGATCCGGGCTTCTTCGCGCTGCACGGCGTCGATCTCGATCAGGTGCGGCTGCTGTGCGTGAAGGCCAAGAACCACTTCCGCGCGGCCTTCCTGCCGCTGTGCGCCGCGATCATCGACGTCGACGCGCCCGGACCGGCGGCGCTGGATCTGAGGCTGCTGCCGTTCCGGCATGCGCGCAGGACGCACTGA
- a CDS encoding DUF502 domain-containing protein, translating to MRVIKKYFITGLLIWVPLVITVWVLGLLVATLEGFVPGFLSSESLFGIDIPGFRFVLVVVVVLLTGVFAANLIGRTMVDQWENLLGRIPLVRSIYNSVKQVSDTVLAPNGQAFRRAVLVQYPRAGSWTIAFVTGTPSGEVADRLPGDHISVYVPTTPNPTSGFFLMVPRADAMDLQMSVDAALKYIVSMGVVAPVQAATPADRPAAPVPAPGAQDAPRADS from the coding sequence ATGCGCGTCATCAAGAAGTACTTCATCACCGGCCTGCTGATCTGGGTTCCCCTGGTCATCACGGTGTGGGTGCTGGGCTTGCTGGTCGCGACCCTCGAAGGGTTCGTGCCTGGCTTCTTGTCGTCCGAATCGCTGTTCGGCATCGACATCCCCGGCTTCCGCTTCGTCCTGGTCGTGGTGGTGGTGCTGCTGACGGGCGTATTCGCGGCCAACCTGATCGGCCGCACCATGGTGGACCAGTGGGAAAACCTGCTGGGCCGCATACCGCTGGTGCGTTCGATCTACAACTCGGTCAAGCAGGTCAGCGATACCGTGCTTGCTCCCAACGGTCAGGCATTCCGCCGCGCGGTGCTGGTGCAGTATCCGCGCGCCGGCAGCTGGACCATTGCTTTCGTTACCGGCACGCCCAGCGGCGAAGTGGCCGACCGGCTTCCCGGCGACCACATCAGCGTGTACGTGCCGACCACGCCGAATCCCACGTCCGGCTTTTTCCTGATGGTCCCGCGCGCTGACGCGATGGATCTTCAGATGAGCGTGGACGCGGCATTGAAGTACATCGTTTCCATGGGCGTGGTCGCCCCGGTCCAGGCGGCGACGCCCGCGGACCGGCCGGCCGCTCCCGTCCCGGCTCCCGGCGCGCAAGACGCGCCTCGCGCCGATTCGTAA
- a CDS encoding aspartate aminotransferase family protein: MSRIIHRNSSPLPVAIKGEGCFIVDQEGRRYFDASGGAAVSCLGHAHPEVRAAAVAQLDALEYAHTSFFTTPAAEELAELLAANSPAGLGNAYFVSGGSEAVETALKMARQYHVERGEPERYRYIARRQSYHGNTLAALSVGGNAGRRALYQPVLIESHHVSPCFALHYREAGETDEQYTDRLAAELDAEILRLGPDTVSAFIAETVVGATAGTVAPVPGYFRKIRQVCDRHGVLLILDEVMCGLGRTGSYHAFEQEGVIPDLLTLAKGLGGGYLPIGAVLAHDRVIGAINAGSGAFQHGYTYVGHPVACAAALAVQRIVLRDKLVARVADMGAQFGAMLAARLAKHPHVADIRGRGMFWSVELAEDPGSLRAFAPQRRLHARIKAQARELGLLCYPGGGTVDGKHGDHVLLAPPYISSADELAFAVDALARAIDLALADDTP, translated from the coding sequence ATGAGCCGCATCATCCATCGCAACTCCAGCCCCCTGCCCGTCGCCATCAAGGGCGAAGGCTGCTTCATCGTCGACCAGGAAGGCCGGCGCTACTTCGACGCCTCGGGCGGCGCGGCGGTCTCGTGCCTGGGACACGCGCACCCCGAAGTGCGCGCCGCGGCCGTCGCGCAGCTGGACGCGCTGGAATACGCGCACACCAGCTTCTTCACCACGCCGGCGGCCGAAGAGCTGGCCGAGCTGCTGGCGGCCAACAGTCCCGCCGGCCTGGGCAACGCCTATTTCGTTTCGGGCGGTTCGGAAGCGGTGGAGACCGCCCTGAAGATGGCGCGTCAATACCACGTGGAGCGCGGCGAGCCAGAGCGCTACCGCTACATCGCGCGGCGCCAGAGCTACCACGGCAACACGTTGGCGGCCTTGTCGGTGGGCGGCAACGCCGGCCGCCGCGCGCTGTACCAGCCCGTGTTGATCGAAAGCCATCACGTCTCGCCCTGCTTTGCCCTGCACTACCGCGAGGCTGGCGAAACGGACGAGCAGTACACCGACCGCCTGGCCGCCGAACTGGATGCCGAGATCCTGCGGCTGGGTCCGGATACCGTGTCCGCCTTCATCGCCGAAACGGTGGTCGGTGCAACTGCCGGCACGGTCGCGCCCGTGCCCGGCTACTTCCGCAAAATCCGCCAGGTGTGCGACCGCCACGGCGTGCTGCTAATCCTGGACGAAGTCATGTGCGGACTGGGCCGCACCGGCAGCTATCACGCCTTCGAACAGGAAGGCGTGATACCGGACCTGCTGACGCTGGCCAAGGGCTTGGGCGGGGGCTATCTGCCGATCGGCGCGGTGCTGGCGCACGACCGGGTCATCGGCGCCATCAATGCGGGCTCGGGCGCGTTCCAGCACGGCTACACCTATGTCGGCCATCCGGTGGCTTGCGCGGCGGCGCTGGCGGTGCAGCGCATCGTGCTGCGCGACAAGCTGGTGGCGCGCGTGGCGGACATGGGCGCGCAGTTCGGCGCCATGCTGGCGGCGCGCCTGGCTAAGCATCCGCACGTCGCCGACATCCGCGGCCGGGGCATGTTCTGGAGCGTGGAGCTGGCCGAGGATCCCGGCAGCCTGCGCGCATTCGCGCCGCAGCGCCGCCTGCATGCGCGCATCAAGGCCCAGGCGCGCGAGCTGGGCCTGCTGTGCTATCCGGGCGGCGGCACCGTGGACGGCAAACATGGCGACCACGTGCTGCTGGCGCCCCCATACATCAGCAGCGCCGACGAACTGGCCTTCGCAGTGGACGCGCTGGCCCGCGCCATCGACCTGGCGCTGGCGGACGATACGCCATAA
- a CDS encoding MurR/RpiR family transcriptional regulator, with protein MDKAAIDKLIEAQFSALPPKLRQAARYAIDHPKDIALESMRAAAGHAGVQAGVMLRLARQLGFDTYEAFRQPYRDWLAAGGSSFAGRATALRKRPQHDADAGLVADILDAEVRNLGSSLGPAALPALKAAHGLLADARRIYVIGLRSLYPAAYHFSYACGMFLDKVTLLSGVGGTLADELRRIGPDDALVAFSQAPYAQAAVTAVEFARERGAGVIAVTDSAVSPIAPGAKALLLVANDTPSLFPSVVPALSIAQTLAALLVAHSGEESLREIANSEAQLQRFGVYAEKR; from the coding sequence ATGGATAAAGCCGCCATCGACAAACTGATCGAAGCCCAGTTTTCCGCCCTGCCGCCCAAGTTGCGGCAGGCAGCCCGCTATGCGATCGATCATCCCAAGGACATCGCCCTGGAGTCGATGCGCGCCGCGGCCGGCCATGCCGGCGTGCAAGCCGGCGTCATGCTGCGCTTGGCGCGCCAGCTGGGCTTTGACACCTACGAGGCGTTCCGCCAGCCCTACCGCGACTGGCTGGCCGCGGGCGGATCCAGCTTCGCGGGCCGCGCCACCGCGCTGCGCAAGCGCCCGCAGCACGACGCCGACGCGGGGCTGGTCGCCGACATCCTAGATGCCGAAGTTCGCAACCTGGGCAGCAGCCTCGGTCCCGCCGCCCTGCCCGCGTTGAAGGCCGCACATGGCCTGCTGGCCGACGCGCGCCGCATCTATGTCATCGGCCTGCGCAGCCTGTATCCGGCGGCCTATCACTTCAGCTATGCCTGCGGCATGTTCCTGGACAAGGTGACGCTGCTTAGCGGCGTGGGCGGCACGCTGGCCGACGAGTTGCGCCGCATCGGGCCAGACGACGCGTTGGTCGCCTTCAGCCAGGCGCCCTATGCGCAGGCAGCGGTCACGGCGGTCGAATTCGCCCGCGAGCGCGGCGCCGGCGTCATTGCGGTCACCGACAGCGCGGTGTCGCCCATCGCCCCGGGTGCCAAGGCGTTGCTGCTGGTGGCCAACGATACGCCCTCGCTGTTTCCGTCGGTGGTGCCCGCGCTATCCATCGCGCAGACGCTGGCCGCCCTGCTGGTGGCGCACAGCGGCGAGGAAAGCCTGCGCGAAATCGCCAATAGCGAAGCCCAGCTGCAGCGCTTCGGCGTGTACGCGGAAAAGCGCTGA
- a CDS encoding iron-containing redox enzyme family protein codes for MPIAFHRVYLESAGYFMPGEPVSNDAMDSYIAPLNRMSSRIKSRILAENGIKQRYYAIDPEGATVFSNAQLAANAIRDCLRRNDSDLSAVSLLASGSSGGDALMPGFSNMIQGELAAHPMETLSVHGICAAGVSAIQTAAQGVELGGHASALAVASELPSRLFKRSRFAARGYDADFDAHFLRWMLSDGAGAVLLGNTGRPLPGASQGVRLRLKWVHQRSFSGDYPVCMQLGLSADRSKGHLDYPSWNEAEADGALSLRQDIRLLPHLFDIGIHEYAKLVRDGWLDPDQVDHFLCHYSSEKFIPVVEDLMEKAGLVIPRERWFSNLAWRGNTGAASILIMLAEFLETREVKPGEQIFCYIPESGRFMAAYMLLEAEAVHAPQIAVAAPAASAAAPREDANSDDAAAIAPPHDPDMAPQGLGQLLTELAAIWHDYRSRVWRTPVVRRLRNRQFQTADYLNWMENWIPQVREGSKWMREGAASLTEQYAPLAALIDTHAGEEQNDFQILFQDYRTAGGAVADIDALRRNPGGEALNAYLHGLAATRDPIGLLGAIYIIEGTGQRIVPALLPLLKASLTLPPDAFRFLEYHGHNDEHHLARWLSAVELALDCDEDGRAEQRIVDTARRTAALYLMQFHHVMEGDA; via the coding sequence AAAGCGCCGGCTATTTCATGCCGGGCGAACCCGTGTCCAACGATGCCATGGACAGCTACATCGCGCCGCTGAACCGCATGTCCAGCCGCATCAAGAGCCGCATCCTGGCGGAGAACGGCATCAAGCAGCGCTACTACGCGATCGACCCGGAAGGCGCCACGGTGTTCTCCAACGCGCAGTTGGCGGCCAATGCCATCCGCGATTGCCTGCGGCGCAACGACAGCGACCTGTCCGCCGTGTCGCTGCTGGCCAGCGGCTCGTCGGGCGGGGACGCGCTGATGCCGGGCTTCTCCAACATGATCCAGGGCGAGCTGGCCGCGCATCCGATGGAAACCCTGTCGGTGCACGGCATCTGCGCGGCCGGCGTATCGGCCATCCAGACGGCCGCGCAGGGCGTGGAACTGGGCGGACATGCCAGCGCCCTGGCCGTGGCCAGCGAGCTGCCGTCGCGGCTCTTCAAGCGTTCGCGTTTCGCGGCGCGCGGCTATGACGCCGACTTCGACGCGCATTTCCTGCGCTGGATGCTGTCGGACGGCGCGGGGGCGGTGCTGCTGGGCAATACCGGACGGCCCCTGCCGGGCGCCTCGCAAGGCGTGCGCCTGCGCCTGAAGTGGGTGCACCAGCGCTCGTTCTCGGGCGATTATCCGGTCTGCATGCAGCTCGGCCTGTCGGCCGACCGCTCCAAGGGACATCTGGACTATCCCTCGTGGAACGAGGCCGAGGCCGACGGTGCGCTGTCCTTGCGCCAGGATATCCGCCTGCTGCCGCACCTGTTCGACATCGGCATCCATGAGTACGCCAAGCTGGTGCGCGACGGCTGGCTGGACCCGGATCAGGTGGACCACTTCCTGTGCCACTACTCGTCGGAGAAGTTTATCCCGGTGGTGGAAGACCTGATGGAGAAGGCTGGCCTGGTGATCCCGCGCGAACGCTGGTTCAGCAACCTGGCGTGGCGCGGCAACACCGGCGCGGCGTCCATCCTGATCATGCTGGCGGAGTTCCTGGAAACGCGCGAAGTGAAGCCGGGCGAGCAGATCTTCTGCTACATCCCGGAATCGGGCCGCTTCATGGCTGCCTACATGTTGCTGGAAGCCGAGGCCGTCCACGCCCCGCAAATCGCCGTGGCCGCGCCTGCCGCCTCCGCGGCAGCGCCGCGCGAGGACGCCAACAGCGATGACGCCGCGGCGATCGCGCCGCCGCACGATCCCGACATGGCACCCCAGGGCCTGGGCCAGCTGCTGACCGAACTGGCGGCGATCTGGCACGACTACCGCTCGCGCGTGTGGCGCACGCCCGTGGTGCGGCGCCTGCGCAATCGCCAATTCCAGACCGCCGATTATCTGAACTGGATGGAGAACTGGATTCCGCAGGTGCGCGAGGGCAGCAAGTGGATGCGCGAAGGCGCGGCCTCGCTGACGGAGCAATACGCACCGCTCGCGGCGCTGATCGACACGCATGCGGGCGAAGAGCAGAACGACTTCCAGATCCTGTTCCAGGACTATCGCACCGCGGGCGGCGCGGTCGCCGACATCGACGCCCTGCGCCGCAATCCCGGCGGCGAAGCGCTCAACGCCTATCTGCATGGCCTGGCCGCCACGCGCGACCCCATCGGCCTGCTGGGCGCCATCTACATCATCGAAGGCACGGGCCAGCGCATCGTGCCGGCGCTGCTGCCGCTGCTCAAGGCCAGCCTGACGCTGCCGCCGGACGCCTTCCGCTTCCTGGAATACCACGGCCATAACGACGAGCATCACCTGGCGCGCTGGTTGTCGGCGGTGGAGCTGGCGCTGGACTGCGATGAGGACGGCCGCGCCGAGCAGCGCATCGTCGACACGGCGCGCCGCACGGCCGCGCTGTACCTGATGCAGTTCCACCACGTGATGGAAGGCGACGCGTGA